The proteins below are encoded in one region of Fibrella aestuarina BUZ 2:
- a CDS encoding SusC/RagA family TonB-linked outer membrane protein: MNRSLNRRLCYGLFGMVLFQQSTALAQETASTRARLVRPAPARQRALRDVLLDLERKHKVFFSYESKVVRGKLVNADLPQLTSLDAELQQILQPVGLRFERVADKYYSIVVDHNRSGSALPLRLTDGALTSLRLSTLPGRSTPNVPERELSTLTVATDKALVTVTGTIVDETGGPLVGVSVIERGTQNGTTTNAQGQFTLNVANPQSTLIFSFIGYVTQQLEVGNRTTFDVKLLPDTKSLSEVVVVGYGTQRRASVTGAVDQVGQQALEGRPVTNVSQALQGVSPNLIVQQASGEPGAPLNINIRGISTLGNNSPLVIVDGIPGSIDVLNPSDIESISVLKDAGSAAIYGSRSANGVILITTKKGAKNGRTTVTYNGTYGMQTPTLLRQSVEAWEYAMLKNEALVNSGLSPQFTPDQIAGFQQRGSSPWYLNEILKDQAPQQNHNLSVSGGNANTTYHFSAGFLNQNNLFKGPDFGLKRYNYRLNLTQQLSKVKFTGILAYARNQIKEHAFSSDVLLVDAARMPRTYPITDSLGRYVLSPILSESNPLARLEQGGYRQYDNDNVYGNVSAEWEVFNGFKLRGIFGGELNANHQYQFQRAINYLPYVGGTDNIASVKDENYKSLFTNVQLLASYEKSIGKHSFNGLVGLSNEGFTSQASGLFKRDVDNDLGTDISRTIIQPVSYNSNQRTSQNALSSVFGRVNYTFADRYIAEVNFRYDGSSRFAKANRWGFFPSAALAWRITEEAFANNFRDRFGDWKLRASYGVLGNQNVGDFQYQSTYFNFANAYAFNNAGVAGTGLTLANPNITWERAQTFNLGLDASVWRNRVTFSFDYFDKLTKDILINPSVPGLYGGSVPNYNAAQVRNQGWEVAATLRHTTGDVRHNLTLNLADSRNRVVAVDGKTDVSYIGELATILREGLPVRSYFGYQSNGYFQTLEQLGAGPTPTFVSPGDLRPGDVRYVDQNGDGRIDEADRVVLGNPFPRYTYGVTYNVAWRGFDVNIFVQGVGQRSLFLRGEAVEPFHGPYQDAIFKHQTDYWTPTNPDAAYPRLTLGGASRNNWGVGSDRFLQDAAYARLKNLQVGYTLPSRLTNKVGVSRLRIYYTGQNLVTLTNMQVGIDPEATEFNNSLGFSNGSVNSGRVYPNPKFNGIGLDVTF; this comes from the coding sequence ATGAACAGATCTTTGAATCGACGATTGTGTTACGGTTTGTTTGGGATGGTATTATTCCAGCAGTCGACAGCACTGGCTCAGGAAACGGCCTCGACCCGGGCGCGGCTCGTGCGGCCTGCCCCGGCCCGGCAGCGGGCGTTGCGCGATGTGCTGCTCGACCTCGAACGGAAACACAAAGTCTTCTTCTCGTACGAAAGCAAAGTGGTGCGCGGCAAACTGGTCAACGCCGACCTGCCGCAACTCACCTCCCTCGACGCTGAACTGCAACAGATTCTCCAGCCGGTGGGGCTGCGTTTTGAGCGGGTAGCCGATAAGTATTACTCCATCGTAGTCGATCACAACCGCTCGGGCAGCGCACTTCCCCTTCGCCTGACCGACGGCGCGCTGACGTCGCTGCGCCTCTCGACACTGCCTGGCCGCAGCACGCCGAACGTACCTGAGCGCGAGCTAAGTACGCTGACCGTCGCTACCGACAAGGCGCTGGTAACGGTGACCGGCACGATCGTCGACGAAACGGGCGGGCCGCTGGTGGGCGTGAGCGTCATCGAACGCGGCACCCAGAACGGCACCACGACCAACGCGCAGGGGCAGTTTACGCTCAACGTGGCCAACCCCCAGTCGACGCTGATTTTCAGCTTCATTGGGTACGTTACCCAGCAGTTGGAGGTGGGCAACCGCACCACGTTCGACGTAAAACTGCTGCCCGACACCAAATCACTCAGCGAAGTGGTGGTGGTAGGCTACGGCACTCAGCGCCGGGCGAGTGTGACGGGCGCGGTCGATCAGGTGGGGCAGCAGGCGCTGGAAGGGCGCCCCGTCACCAACGTGTCGCAGGCCTTGCAGGGCGTATCGCCGAACCTCATCGTGCAGCAGGCGTCGGGTGAGCCGGGCGCCCCGCTGAACATCAACATCCGGGGCATCAGCACGCTGGGTAACAACAGCCCGTTGGTGATTGTCGACGGCATTCCCGGTTCCATCGACGTGCTGAACCCGTCGGATATTGAGTCGATTTCGGTCCTGAAAGATGCCGGTTCAGCCGCTATCTACGGCTCGCGGTCGGCCAACGGCGTGATCCTGATTACGACGAAAAAAGGCGCTAAAAACGGGCGGACCACGGTGACCTACAACGGCACCTACGGGATGCAGACGCCCACCCTGCTCCGGCAGTCGGTGGAGGCCTGGGAGTACGCTATGCTGAAAAACGAGGCGCTGGTCAATTCGGGACTATCACCGCAGTTTACCCCCGATCAGATCGCTGGTTTCCAGCAGCGGGGATCGTCGCCCTGGTATTTGAACGAGATCCTTAAAGACCAGGCACCGCAGCAAAACCACAACCTGAGCGTATCGGGCGGCAATGCCAACACGACCTACCATTTCTCGGCCGGTTTCCTGAACCAGAATAACCTGTTCAAAGGCCCCGATTTTGGTCTAAAACGCTATAACTACCGCCTGAACCTAACGCAACAACTGAGCAAGGTGAAGTTCACGGGGATTCTGGCCTACGCCCGCAATCAGATCAAGGAACACGCCTTTTCGTCGGACGTGTTGCTGGTGGATGCCGCCCGGATGCCCCGCACCTACCCCATCACCGATTCGCTGGGCCGCTACGTGCTGTCGCCGATTCTGTCGGAGAGCAACCCGCTGGCGCGGCTCGAGCAGGGCGGTTACCGCCAGTATGACAATGACAATGTCTACGGCAATGTGTCGGCCGAATGGGAGGTGTTCAACGGCTTCAAACTACGCGGCATTTTCGGCGGTGAGCTGAACGCCAACCACCAGTATCAGTTTCAGCGGGCCATCAACTACCTGCCGTATGTGGGTGGCACCGACAACATCGCCAGCGTAAAAGACGAAAACTACAAGTCGCTGTTCACCAACGTGCAGTTGCTGGCGTCCTACGAAAAGAGCATTGGCAAACACAGTTTCAACGGGCTGGTAGGGCTGTCAAACGAAGGCTTTACGTCGCAGGCGAGTGGCCTCTTCAAGCGCGACGTCGACAACGATCTGGGCACGGATATTTCACGGACCATCATCCAGCCGGTTTCCTACAACTCGAACCAACGTACTTCGCAAAATGCGCTGTCGAGCGTGTTTGGCCGGGTCAACTACACCTTTGCCGACCGCTACATCGCCGAGGTCAACTTCCGATACGACGGCTCGTCGCGCTTTGCGAAGGCCAACCGCTGGGGCTTCTTCCCGTCGGCGGCGCTGGCCTGGCGGATTACCGAAGAGGCCTTCGCCAATAACTTCCGCGATCGCTTCGGCGACTGGAAACTACGGGCTTCGTACGGCGTGTTGGGTAACCAGAACGTAGGGGATTTCCAGTACCAGAGCACCTATTTCAACTTCGCCAACGCCTATGCGTTCAACAACGCAGGCGTGGCCGGTACGGGGCTGACGCTGGCCAACCCCAACATTACCTGGGAACGGGCGCAGACCTTCAACCTCGGCCTCGACGCCTCCGTATGGCGCAACCGGGTAACGTTCTCGTTCGATTATTTCGACAAGCTGACGAAAGACATCCTCATCAACCCGTCGGTGCCGGGGCTGTATGGTGGCTCGGTACCGAACTACAACGCCGCGCAGGTACGTAACCAGGGTTGGGAAGTGGCCGCCACGCTGCGCCACACCACGGGCGACGTCCGGCATAACCTGACGCTCAACCTCGCCGACAGCAGGAACCGGGTGGTGGCCGTGGATGGGAAAACCGACGTCAGCTACATCGGCGAACTGGCCACGATCCTGCGCGAAGGGCTGCCCGTGCGGTCGTATTTCGGCTACCAGAGCAACGGCTACTTCCAGACGCTGGAGCAGCTGGGGGCTGGCCCGACGCCCACGTTCGTGTCGCCCGGCGATCTGCGCCCCGGCGACGTCAGGTACGTTGATCAGAACGGCGATGGCCGCATCGACGAGGCCGATCGGGTGGTGCTGGGTAACCCCTTCCCGCGCTACACCTACGGCGTGACGTATAACGTGGCCTGGCGTGGTTTCGACGTCAACATCTTCGTGCAGGGCGTGGGGCAACGGTCGCTGTTCCTGCGGGGCGAAGCCGTCGAGCCTTTCCACGGGCCGTATCAGGATGCCATCTTCAAACACCAGACCGACTACTGGACGCCCACCAACCCCGACGCCGCCTACCCCCGCCTGACGCTGGGCGGCGCCTCGCGCAACAACTGGGGGGTGGGGTCTGACCGCTTCCTGCAAGATGCCGCCTACGCCCGCCTCAAAAACCTACAGGTAGGTTACACGCTGCCGAGCCGCCTCACCAATAAAGTCGGTGTCAGCCGGTTACGCATCTACTACACCGGCCAGAACCTGGTTACGCTCACCAACATGCAGGTGGGTATCGACCCCGAAGCGACCGAGTTCAATAACAGCCTGGGCTTTTCCAACGGCAGCGTGAACTCCGGTCGGGTATATCCCAACCCCAAATTCAACGGAATCGGGCTTGATGTGACCTTTTAG
- a CDS encoding FecR family protein translates to MNGPSIEHTLYDLFAGRATPLQKQAVEEWLRTAENREVYYQLLARYEAKHAQYEPDTARALTNFEQFMKGHPYPRHQVGPRSETSVFTVSGSAQARRNWPATRWVLGMAASLLAVVGLGYVTHDQWAYEKIDAPFGQTTTITLADGSDVTLNAHSSLRVPRFGFGNSDRHVWLTGEGYFSVRHTTRDHTFTVHTPNLDVQVLGTRFNVNTRSGQTEVVLDEGKVQLVQPKAPAHPLTLKPGDQATLAEGDTAFHRRVVALPEQVAAYRQNRLVFTDTPLSKVASAIQDYYGIRVVVSSRELARRELTGTLPNNDLNVVLRSLSVSYNLAVERRVDQVVLKPQ, encoded by the coding sequence ATGAACGGACCGTCTATCGAACATACACTTTACGACCTTTTCGCGGGTCGGGCTACGCCGCTGCAAAAGCAGGCCGTGGAAGAATGGTTGCGAACGGCCGAAAACCGGGAAGTGTATTACCAGTTGCTGGCCCGTTACGAAGCCAAACACGCGCAGTATGAACCCGATACCGCCCGCGCCCTGACCAATTTCGAGCAGTTCATGAAGGGCCACCCCTACCCCCGGCATCAGGTCGGGCCGCGTTCGGAAACATCCGTCTTTACAGTCTCTGGCAGCGCACAAGCCCGGCGAAACTGGCCCGCTACGCGCTGGGTGCTGGGCATGGCCGCCTCCCTGCTCGCCGTGGTGGGCCTTGGGTACGTTACGCACGACCAATGGGCTTACGAAAAAATCGACGCGCCGTTTGGGCAAACGACCACCATCACCCTCGCCGACGGGTCCGACGTTACGCTCAACGCCCACTCGTCGCTGCGGGTGCCCCGCTTTGGCTTTGGCAACAGCGACCGCCACGTCTGGCTCACCGGCGAAGGCTACTTCAGCGTGCGCCACACCACCCGCGACCATACATTCACGGTGCACACGCCCAACCTCGACGTCCAGGTGCTGGGCACGCGCTTCAACGTCAACACGCGCAGTGGCCAAACCGAAGTGGTGCTGGATGAGGGCAAGGTGCAGCTGGTGCAACCCAAAGCCCCCGCCCACCCGCTTACGCTGAAACCCGGCGACCAGGCGACGCTGGCCGAGGGCGATACGGCATTCCACCGCAGGGTGGTGGCCCTGCCCGAGCAGGTGGCAGCCTACCGCCAGAATCGGCTCGTTTTCACCGATACGCCGCTGAGCAAGGTGGCCTCGGCCATTCAGGATTATTACGGCATCCGGGTGGTGGTCAGCAGCCGCGAACTGGCCCGCCGCGAACTCACCGGCACGCTTCCCAACAATGACCTCAACGTAGTGCTCCGTTCCCTTTCCGTTTCGTACAATCTGGCGGTCGAACGCCGGGTTGATCAGGTGGTGCTCAAGCCACAGTAA
- a CDS encoding RNA polymerase sigma-70 factor produces the protein MIQPLPMRPFTEQQPVHLRDPFSGSDAPQPIMLDDEVLARQLFQTDPEAACSWLFRRYYQPLCNHALRFVYSREVAEDIVGEVFCALWTDKGYAGITTSYRAYLFTAVRNRAYNYLRWELSRKSDSDAISDAATTAFSSEAQTPAEMVQFDELYQKINETIAGLPPQCRRTFLMSRFEQKPYRDIAAEMGISVKAVEANISRALSALRTMLRNEFVVLLCLQVTAVAAAIRDFFAS, from the coding sequence ATGATTCAACCGTTACCGATGCGCCCATTCACCGAACAGCAGCCGGTACACCTGCGTGACCCTTTCTCAGGCAGCGACGCCCCCCAACCCATTATGCTCGACGACGAGGTACTGGCCCGGCAACTGTTTCAGACCGACCCCGAAGCGGCTTGTAGCTGGCTTTTCCGGCGTTATTACCAGCCCCTGTGCAACCACGCGCTCCGCTTCGTTTACTCACGCGAAGTGGCCGAAGACATCGTGGGCGAGGTGTTCTGCGCCCTCTGGACCGACAAAGGTTACGCAGGCATAACGACTTCCTACCGGGCCTATCTGTTCACGGCCGTGCGCAACCGGGCCTACAATTACCTGCGCTGGGAGCTGAGCCGCAAGAGCGACTCCGATGCCATCAGCGACGCGGCCACGACGGCCTTCAGCAGCGAAGCCCAGACGCCCGCCGAGATGGTGCAGTTTGACGAACTCTACCAGAAGATCAACGAGACCATCGCCGGCCTGCCGCCGCAGTGCCGCCGCACCTTCCTGATGTCGCGCTTTGAACAGAAGCCTTACCGCGACATTGCCGCCGAAATGGGCATCAGCGTGAAAGCCGTCGAGGCCAACATCAGCCGGGCGCTCAGCGCTCTGCGTACCATGCTGCGGAATGAATTCGTCGTCCTGCTCTGCCTGCAAGTGACCGCAGTGGCGGCCGCCATTCGTGACTTTTTTGCTTCGTAG
- a CDS encoding M16 family metallopeptidase, translating into MLHFVRLQLAAWLLVAGGLVAHAQSAKSYDWKTGTSPGGYTYKYLANDPMQARFYTLKNGLTVILSENKKEPRIYTFIPTRAGSTTDPRTNTGLAHYLEHMLFKGTDKYGSLDWAKEKPLLDKIDGLYEQYNKTTDSTKRKAIYKQIDQTAGEAAKYAIANEYDKLMASMGAQGSNAFTSYEQTVYLEDIPSNAVDRYLAVQAERFRKPVLRIFHTELEAVYEEKNRSLDNDGRKVNEALMAALFPTHNYGQQTTIGTVEHLKNPSLVEIRNYFNKYYVPNNMAVIMAGDFNADQVIGKVDKAFAYMQRKPVQLYTPAPEKPLTAVQTREVYGPTPELVQIGYRFPGGLAANRAVAVMVDELMSNSAAGLIDLNLNKAQKILGGGSSPQFMKDYGVWMMYGRPKKGQSLDEVKTLLLAEVEKLKSGNFDPKVMGSIVNNYKKNQIESFESNYGRADELLDAFILSGGNSYPSLLSLNDQLARVTKQQVMDFAKEYLRDNYVVVYKRKGEDKSIVKVDKPAITPVEMNREAQSPFLKQVNNIPMSDVQPVWLDYGKDIQRGKAGNAEILYVNNPDNDLFRMGYRIPMGTYHSKLLPLATQYLSFLSTDKYSAEELSKAFYDLASNYNIYSSGDYTTVRLSGLQENFAKSVALLDHVLRNCQADEQALADLKERTLKARADNKLNKGLILQGLLSYAQYGPKNPYNNQLTNDDVQAVTSAQLLDVLHTLFDYPQRVIYYGPQPLAALGTSLTQAHQMPAQFKAVPARNNFKQVAQQSPEVLFADYDMVQSEIFWVRNTADFDPAQLPTIDLFNNYFGGGMASVVFQTLRESKALAYSTYAYYDTPSRKDQQYSVNAYIGSQADKFHEAIAGMSELLNGLPESAKLLETAQVNMKKNLQTERIRQDNIIYNYLDAQERGIDYDVRQKTYEALDKMSYADLKKFSDTQLANKPYTLCVVASEKRVTPTDLAKYGSVKKLSLDEIFGY; encoded by the coding sequence ATGCTTCACTTTGTTCGGTTACAGCTAGCGGCCTGGTTGCTCGTAGCGGGTGGCCTGGTTGCCCATGCGCAGTCGGCCAAATCCTACGACTGGAAAACAGGTACGTCGCCGGGGGGCTATACCTATAAATACCTGGCCAATGACCCCATGCAGGCCCGGTTCTACACGCTCAAAAATGGCCTGACGGTCATTCTGAGCGAAAACAAAAAGGAACCGCGCATCTACACCTTTATCCCGACGCGGGCCGGCTCCACCACCGATCCGCGCACCAACACCGGGCTGGCGCACTACCTCGAACACATGCTGTTTAAAGGGACCGACAAATACGGCTCGCTCGACTGGGCGAAGGAAAAACCGCTGCTCGACAAGATCGACGGGCTGTATGAGCAGTACAACAAAACGACCGACTCGACCAAACGGAAGGCCATTTACAAGCAGATCGACCAAACGGCGGGTGAGGCGGCCAAGTATGCCATTGCCAACGAGTATGATAAGCTGATGGCGTCGATGGGCGCGCAGGGCTCCAACGCCTTTACGTCCTACGAGCAGACGGTGTACCTAGAAGATATTCCGTCTAACGCCGTTGACCGCTACCTGGCGGTACAGGCCGAGCGGTTCCGCAAACCGGTGCTGCGCATTTTCCACACCGAGCTCGAAGCCGTATACGAAGAGAAAAACCGCTCGCTCGACAACGATGGCCGTAAGGTGAACGAAGCCCTGATGGCCGCCCTCTTCCCAACGCATAATTACGGGCAGCAGACGACGATCGGGACCGTGGAGCACCTGAAAAACCCGTCGCTGGTCGAAATTCGCAACTACTTTAATAAGTACTACGTACCCAACAACATGGCGGTGATCATGGCCGGCGACTTCAATGCCGATCAGGTCATCGGCAAGGTCGACAAGGCGTTTGCTTACATGCAGCGCAAGCCGGTGCAACTCTACACACCCGCGCCCGAGAAGCCGCTGACTGCCGTGCAGACCCGCGAGGTATACGGCCCCACCCCCGAACTGGTGCAAATTGGCTACCGGTTTCCGGGCGGGCTGGCCGCTAACCGGGCCGTAGCGGTGATGGTCGACGAACTGATGTCGAACTCAGCGGCGGGCCTCATCGACCTCAACCTCAACAAAGCACAGAAGATTCTGGGCGGTGGGTCGTCGCCGCAGTTCATGAAAGACTACGGCGTCTGGATGATGTATGGCCGACCCAAGAAAGGGCAGTCGCTCGACGAGGTGAAAACCTTGCTGCTGGCCGAAGTGGAAAAGCTCAAGAGCGGGAACTTCGACCCGAAGGTGATGGGCTCGATCGTCAACAATTACAAGAAGAACCAGATCGAGTCGTTTGAATCCAACTACGGCCGGGCCGATGAACTGCTGGACGCCTTCATCCTGTCGGGGGGTAATTCGTATCCCAGCCTGCTGAGCCTGAACGATCAGCTGGCCCGCGTGACCAAGCAGCAGGTGATGGACTTCGCCAAGGAGTACCTGCGCGACAACTACGTGGTGGTCTACAAACGCAAGGGCGAAGACAAGAGCATCGTGAAGGTCGACAAACCAGCCATTACGCCCGTGGAAATGAACCGGGAAGCGCAGTCGCCCTTCCTGAAGCAGGTCAACAACATACCGATGAGCGACGTACAGCCCGTCTGGCTCGATTACGGGAAAGACATTCAGCGCGGTAAGGCAGGCAATGCGGAGATTTTATACGTCAATAACCCCGACAATGACCTGTTCCGGATGGGGTACCGTATTCCGATGGGTACGTACCACAGCAAGTTGCTGCCGCTGGCGACCCAGTACCTGTCGTTTTTGAGCACGGATAAGTACTCGGCCGAAGAGTTGAGCAAGGCGTTCTACGACCTGGCCAGCAATTACAACATCTATTCGTCGGGCGATTACACGACCGTGCGGCTGTCGGGGTTGCAGGAAAATTTCGCCAAAAGCGTGGCCCTGCTCGACCACGTGTTGCGCAACTGCCAGGCGGACGAACAGGCCCTGGCCGACCTGAAAGAGCGGACCCTAAAGGCGCGGGCCGACAACAAACTGAACAAAGGGTTGATTCTGCAAGGGCTGCTGAGCTACGCGCAGTACGGTCCCAAGAACCCGTACAACAACCAACTCACCAACGACGACGTACAGGCGGTTACGTCGGCGCAGTTGCTGGATGTACTCCACACGCTGTTCGATTATCCGCAACGGGTAATCTACTACGGCCCGCAACCGCTGGCGGCGCTGGGTACGTCGCTGACGCAGGCGCATCAGATGCCCGCGCAGTTCAAGGCCGTGCCTGCCCGCAACAATTTCAAACAAGTGGCGCAGCAGTCGCCGGAGGTGCTCTTCGCCGATTACGACATGGTGCAGTCGGAGATTTTCTGGGTACGTAACACGGCCGATTTCGACCCGGCGCAACTCCCGACCATCGACCTGTTCAACAACTACTTCGGGGGCGGCATGGCGTCGGTGGTGTTCCAGACCCTGCGCGAATCGAAGGCGCTGGCCTACTCGACCTATGCCTACTACGACACGCCGAGCCGGAAAGATCAGCAGTATTCGGTGAATGCCTACATCGGCAGCCAGGCCGACAAGTTCCACGAGGCGATTGCGGGCATGAGCGAACTGCTCAACGGCCTGCCCGAGTCGGCCAAGTTGCTCGAAACGGCGCAGGTCAACATGAAGAAAAACCTGCAAACGGAGCGCATCCGGCAGGACAATATCATCTACAACTACCTCGACGCCCAGGAGCGGGGCATCGACTACGATGTGCGCCAGAAGACCTACGAAGCCCTCGATAAGATGAGCTACGCCGACCTGAAGAAGTTCTCCGATACGCAGCTGGCCAATAAGCCGTATACGCTCTGTGTGGTGGCCTCCGAAAAGCGCGTCACGCCCACCGATCTGGCCAAATACGGCTCTGTCAAAAAACTCTCGCTGGACGAGATTTTTGGGTATTGA